GGCGGACCCTTCAGGTTCAAGCCCGTGCATGTGCCTCTCGGCTGAGCACCCCAGCCGGCGCATGCCGGGACAGGCCAGGCGCATGGTCATCCTAGCCGTGGAGCAGGATTTGGTAGAGGTTGTGGTCCTGCCAGCTCCCGGCAATCTGCAGGTATTGCGGGGCCATCCCAAACTGTTCGAAGCCGGACTTCAGCAGCACCCGCTGCGAGCCAACATTGTGCAGCAGCGTACCCGCTTCGATCCGGTGCAGGCCGAGTTCGTCACGGGCCATGTCCACGAGCGCCCGGACCGCAGCTGAAGCCAGCCCGCGGCCGGCGTACTGGCCGTCCACCCAATAGCCCAGTGCGGCGTTCTGGAACGGGCCGCGCACGATTCCTGCCAGGTTGAACCGGCCCACGAGGCTGCCACCGGCAAACAAGCCAAAGGGATGTCCCGTGCCGATTTCATGGGTGGCAAGGCGGCCGACAATGTCGGCACTCTGCCAG
This region of Arthrobacter alpinus genomic DNA includes:
- a CDS encoding GNAT family N-acetyltransferase → MLEPRKISEDVSLRILRPSDAAALAAAYVRNRDHLAPWEPVRPEEYYTEDWQSADIVGRLATHEIGTGHPFGLFAGGSLVGRFNLAGIVRGPFQNAALGYWVDGQYAGRGLASAAVRALVDMARDELGLHRIEAGTLLHNVGSQRVLLKSGFEQFGMAPQYLQIAGSWQDHNLYQILLHG